Within Xanthomonas oryzae pv. oryzae, the genomic segment GGACGACCACTACACCGTCGGCCGCAACCCCGACGACAGCGGCCAGCGCGAGTATTCGGCGACCACGCCGGTGGCCGGCATCGTGTTCCGCGCCGACGAGGATCTGCGCTTTTACGCTTCGCTCGGACGCGGCTTCGAAACGCCTACCTTCAACGAACTGGGTTACCGCAGCGATGGTGGTGCCGGCCTGGCGCTGGACCTGGGTGCGGCGACAAGCCGCAACGTTGAGGTCGGCAGCAAGTGGCGTGCGCAAAGCGGCGCAGCGGTGGAGTTTGCGTTGTTCCGCGCCGACACCGACGACGAACTGGCGGTGGCCAGCAACACGAATGGGCGCAGCACCTACCGCAACATCCGCGCGACGCGGCGCCAGGGCGCAGAGCTCAGCTGGCATCAGCCGATTGGCGCCACCCAGCAGCTGCAGCTGGCCTACACCTTTGTCGATGCCACCGTGCGCGATGGCTACCTCACCTGTGCCAGCAGCGGTTGCGCCACGCCCACGGTACCGGTAGCCAACGGTGCGCGCCTGCCCGGCGTGCCGCGTCAGCAGTTGTTTGCGCGTTGGCAATGGCAGCCGGCGCAGTGGCGATTCGCCGCCGAATCGGTGGCCTCCGGCGCCACCGTGGTCAATGACTTGGCCACCGAGCGTGCGCCCGGCGACGCGCTGGTCAATCTGGAAGCCTCCCGGCGCTGGACCACCACACTTGGTGCATTGCGCACCTTCGCACGCGTCGACAACGTGTTGGACCGCCAGTACGTGGGCTCGGTCATCGTCAACGATGGCAACGGCCGCTATTACGAGCCAGGACCGGATCGTACCTATACGGTGGGGCTGCAGTGGGATTTTGGTGGGTGAGCAAGCACCCCACGCCCGCACGCCACCGCGCACCAGGCGCTTTGTAGGAGCACCCCGGGCGCGATGAGAGCCGGCTCGATAACGCCAAACCACCACATCACGCGCCACACATCGCCGTCGCTGCCGCCGCAGATGTGCTTTCGTAGGAGCGCCCCCCGGCGCGACGAGGCTTTCCCGATCAGACCGCTCCCCACGCCATACCGCAGCACCATGATCGTCATCGACCACGCCCCTGCCGACTGGTTCCTTCTCTGCGAGGGCGATCGCTGTTGGCTGGATATCAACGGCTCGATCTCGGCCACCGGCGTCTCGATCCTGCTATTGAACGCAAGCGAGCGTGCCCTCGTGCAGGCAGACCCGCATGCCGCGTGCGCAACGTCAGCGTCCCAAGTTCAAGCCCGGCCACACGACTACGCCGCCCGTGCTGGCAGCGCGGTAGACGGCAAGCGCGTGCGTGCGGCAGTACGCCAATGGCGTGCGAGAGGAAGTACGGCGGCCGGCTAGTGCGCTACGCAAACGGTGATTGGCGGTGGGGCTAATCGCTGGATTGCCGCCGGTGCGCTCCAGCATCGCTCTGCACTTGCCGGACAGCATCCTGATCGAGTCCGAGCAGGTCGGCAGTGAGGCCTGATACTGCCGAGCGGGCTGCTAGCCTCAGCCACGCATTGACGGCATGGAGCACGACGATGATGGTCTGGAAGCAAACGGTCATTGTGGCGGCGATGGCAGCCGGCCTGTTGGTCGGCAACGCAGCGTGGGCAGACCACATGGATATGTGCATCGTGCGTGACGATCCGGCCGGCACCCCGGCCATCCCACAAATCCATGCGTGGTTGCAACCGCAAGCCAGGCGGATGACGCAGCCCAGGCAAACATCGCCGCCAGCCGATGCCGCCGCGCTGGGCGCCGTGCGCATCAGCACCGCCATCTTCGATCGACCGTTGAACACGCGCGCCGATACCGCGAGCAAGGCGGCCCCTCTGCCGGCACGCGGCCAGCGCAGCGCGATGAGATCAACATCGACGCGTGCCATGCCGGCCAACGCGATCGTTGGGTGTCTGTCTGGGAGCAGCCTGGGGCCAGCGCAGCCTGGCAGATGCGCTCTCACCGGCAGCACAGGGCGACCGATTGCCAGGTGCCATCGGAAGAGCCCACGACCTCTATGATAAGGTCTGAACAACGAGGCCTGAAAGGGCGGGATGTCGCATCGTTCCGAACAGTAGCGTTTGGATCTTCGGAATTTCGCCACTTCTGGCGCTTTCCGTGGGAATTCCCCGGTTTACAGGCGCACGCTCTCCATGGCGTGCAGTAACTGCTTTCGCTTCATCCACAGGGTTGACAGCGCAAACAAGCTCAGCACGTGTGCCGTGTTCTCGGCCAGTCCGCGATAGCGGACCTTGGTGTAGCCGAACCGGCGCTTGATCACCCGGAATGGATGCTCCACCTTCGCGCGCACGCTGGCTTTGACGTGTTCCCAACGCTGTTCCCGAGCACGCTCGCGGTTGTTGCCGATGGCTTGGATCGTCGAGGGCCTGGCGGCGAAGAAGGATGCTGCTTTGCAGTCCCGCAGTTCGTCGCGTTTTTCTGCGCCGGTATAGCCGCTGTCGCCGAACACGCGGTCTTCTTTGCCATGCAGCAAGGTGTGCGTCACCGTGACATCGGCGACATTGGCTGCTGTGCCATGGACATGGTGCGCCCGCACGGAAAACGCATCCACGCCGATGTGCGCCTTCATCCCGAAATACCACTGATTGCGCTTCCTGGTCTGATGCATCTCAGTGTCGCGCGCGTGATGGGCGTTCTTGGTCGAACTGGGCGCAGCGATCAGTCTCGCATCGACAATCGTGCCGGACCGCAAGCTCTGGCCCTTGCGCGCCAGATGCGCGTTGACCGCTTCCAGCATCCGTGCGGCAAGGCCATGGGTCTCCAGCAGGCGGCGAACGTTGAGAATCGTGGGCTCGTCGGGAATGTCGTCCAAGCCGCCGAGCTGGGTAAAACGCCGCAATGTCGCTATCTCGTGCAGCGCTTCTTCCATTGCCGGATCGCTCAACGCATACCACTGCTGCAGCAGATGAATCCGCCACATCGTCGCCAGGGCGTATGGCTGCCGCCCTGGCCGCCCCGACACCGGAGAGTGCGGCGCGATCAGCACGCGCAGTTGCTGCCAGGGAACCATCTGCTCCATCTCGGCCAGGAAAATCTCGCGCCGGGTCTGCTTGCGCTTGACTGGGCCCTCAGCGTCACCGAACGTCAGCTGCATAGAGGCGGGCAGTGTCGGGTCTCTGTGGGGCGTTGTTCAGAGCTTCCCTAAGGCGACACCGCGTTGGCCTGCTCACGCGTCACCCGGCTCAACGCATCGGCGCTGATCTGGGCGATGGAATGCGTGCCGGTCAGCGTCATTGCGACGCGCATTTCCTTTTCGATCAAGGTCAGCAAGTTTTCCACGCCCGCCTGCCCATCGGCTGCCAACGCATAGACGAAGGCGCGGCCAAGCAGCACCGCGTCGGCACCCAACGCGAGCATGCGCACCACATCCAGCCCGCTGCGGATGCCCGAATCGGCAAGGATCTTCAGCTCGCCCTTCACTGCATCGGCAATCGCCGGCAAGGCGCGCGCGCTGGACAGCACGCCGTCGAGCTGACGCCCGCCATGGTTGGAGACTACGATGCCGTCGGCGCCGAATCGCACCGCATCGCGTGCATCCTCCGGGTCCAGGATGCCCTTGATCACCATCGGCCCGGTCCAGAACTCGCGGATCCATTCCAGGTCTTTCCAGGCAATGGACGGATCGAAGTTGGCGCCCAGCCAGCCGATGTAATCCTGCAGTCCGGTGGGGTTGCCGCGGTAGGCGGAGATGTTGCCCAGATCATGCGGCTTGCCGAGCACGCCCACGTCCCACGCCCAGCGCGGATGCGTTACCGCCTGCAGCATGCGGCGCAGCGACGCGTTGGGCCCACTCATGCCCGAGTGCGCATCGCGGTAGCGCGCGCCGGGCGTGGGCATGTCCACGGTGAACACCAGCGTGGTCACGCCCGCCGCCTTGGCGCGCTCCAGCGCATTGCGCATGAAGCCGCGGTCCTTGAGCACGTAGAGCTGGAACCACATCGGCCGCTCGATCGCCGGTGCCACTTCTTCGATCGGGCACACCGACACCGTGGACAGGGTGAAGGGAATGCCGCGCGCCGCCGCCGCACGCGCTGCCTGCACTTCGCCGCGGCGTGCGTACATCCCGGTGAGGCCGACCGGCCCCAATGCCACCGGCATCGCCAAGGTTTCGCCGAACAGCTCGGTGCTCAGGCGCAGGTCCGACATATTGCGCAGCACCCGCTGGCGCAGCGCGACATCGGCCAGGTCCGAGACATTGCGCCGCAGGGTGTGCTCGGCATATGCGCCGCCATCGATGTAATGAAACAGGAACGGCGGCAAGCGTGCTTGCGCGGCGGCGCGGTAGTCGGAAGCGGCGGAAATGATCATCGAAGACAGGACGGCAGCGGCGGCGGAGCCACCGAGTGTAATGCGATCGGTGGGGCAGGTGGAGCGCCAAGCCCGCTGAGCCGGCTGGCGAGATCGCCGTCATTCGTGAGAGTGCCTGCCACGTCATCGCCACCGCGTGGCTGGCGTCACCACACCAACGGCAGCAAGCGCCGGCTCTGCGCCGCATACGCCGGGTAGGCCACCGGGAACGCACGTTGCAACGCGGCCTCTTCGATGCGGATGCGATGCAGGAAGACCCAAGTCACCGGCATCACGATCGCCATCACCGACAACGCATTGCCCATGCCCAGCGCCAGCCCGTGAAAAGCCAGCAGCGCGCCGGTGTACGAAGGATGCCGCAGCCAGCGATACGGGCCGCTGCGCATCAGCTGGTGATCGGGTTGGATGGTCACATCCACCGTGAACGCGCGCCAGCACCTGGATGGCCCACACACGCAACGCCAGCCCGCTGCCGATCAAGGCGCAGCCGGCCCACTGCAGCGACGCATCCCAGCCCTGCGGCCAATGCGCCAGGCCGCTATAGGCCAGCACCACCGCCACAGCGACTGCCTCAGACAGCACCCGCCAAAGGTGCTTCAAGCTGCCTTGATCGTGCGCGCCACCATCGCTGGCGCGGCGGCGACGGCTGAGCAGCAGCTCATCGCCACCCCAGACCAGATTGAGCGCACCAAACAGACTGGAAGCAGACATGGCCTAACTCCGTGGCGATGGGGTGGGTTGGTGGCGCCAGTGTGCGTACCCGCTGCATCCATGGCAGGCGCCGCAGGCCATCGATCCCAGCTGCCAGACGTCACCTTCTGCGTGCGCACCATTGCCGAGTGGGCACGCGGCGATCAGCATCGCCGAATGAACTCTTCCTTCTGCAATCTATGGCACCCCCTGCGTCTGGCCGGTGCGTTCACCATTGCCGCAGTGGCGCTGTCGTTTCTGCCCGATGCCTCACCCCATGGCGCCTGGCGCTGGAGCGTGCTGGTCGGCTTCACCGTGTTATTTATGTTGCATACCGTGCTGCCGCAAGCGCGTGCTTCGCTCAAGGGGCGGCCGCTGTTGAGCAAGTGATGATCGGTGCGCCGGCCTTCGGTGGCCCACCGTTGCGAGGCCTGCTGCAGCCGCTTGCGCGCCTGCCGCAGGCGGCGGTTTTCATGGATCCACTCGGCCGCACGCGGCCATTGCCGCAACAAGGCTTCGTGCGCGACCGCAACGCCCGGCCCGCCGACGAACAGGTGCGCATGCACGAACGCTTCCACCAGCACGCGCGCTGCGCTGTTTGCCGGCAATGCAGACCACAGCGCACGCCGCGCGGTGACGGCATCGCTGTCGGGGTGGATCACGCTCAGCAGCGCCAGCACTTCGCCCAGCGCGGCCTGCGCATCGCCAGGCAATGCTCGAAACGTATGCCCGGCATGACGCGCCAGCGCGCCTTCCAGCCCGCCCAAGGCGCACGTCTGCATGCGCCGGGTCCAATGCCTGCCGCCCCACAGACGGGCTGCCGTGGCTCCAGGTCTGCGTACCCAGCACCGCACGGCGGTAATCGTGCGCAAACACCACCTTTGGCAGTAGCCAATACCCGCGCTTGCGGATGGTTTCGATAAAGCGCGGCTGTCGTCTGTCGTCGCCCAACGTGCGGCGCAACTGGGCGATGGTCCTGTGCTCCGGGTTGTCGCCGTAGCAGTTGCCGTGCCACACCTCGATCAGCATTGCTCGGCGCTGACCACCTCGCCGGGACGCTCGGCCAGCGCAATCAGCACTTCCATCATGCGCGGCTCCAGCGCGATGGTCTGGCCGTCGTCGATCAGCGTCAGGCGCTCCGGCTCCACCAGCAATCGCCCAAGGCGGAACCGCGAAACCGAGCCCAGCTGCGTGACGCGCTCGCGTCGAAGAGACATCGCTGAGATACCGGCCGCACAACTGGAAGGGGCCTCGACAATCGCCAACAGGTGCGACCAGGCACGGCACGGCGGGGCGGAAAAGCAGCACAGCTCGCCGCTGCGTAAGTCGGTTGCGGTTGCTGTTCGAAGCTGTGCACGCACGCAAGCGCTGGCATCGTACGGCGCCTGCGGCGGCCTTCACGCGCTTCCATACAGCGGCGTGTGTTACGCATCAGGCTGTTTCGCGCGCGCCACACGCACTAAGATGCCGCCAGCATCTTGCTGACCAGGAGTCCACGTTGATCATCCATCCCAAAGTGCGCGGCTTCATCTGCACCACCACGCATCCGCTTGGTTGCGAGCGCAATGTGCTCGAGCAGATCGCCGCAACGCGTGCGCGCGGCGTCCGCAATGACGGCCCCAAGAAAGTACTGGTGATCGGCGCGTCCAGCGGCTATGGCCTGGCCTCGCGCATCACCGCCGCCTTCGGGTTCGGTGCGGACACGCTGGGCGTGTTCTTCGAAAAGCCTGGCACCGCCAGCAAGGCCGGTACCGCCGGCTGGTACAACTCGGCCGCGTTCGACAAGCATGCCAAGGCCGCCGGGCTGTATAGCAAGTCGATCAATGGCGATGCGTTTTCCGACGCCGCGCGCGCGCAGGTCATCGAGCTGATCAAGACCGAAATGGGCGGGCAGGTCGACTTGGTGGTGTATTCGCTGGCCTCGCCGGTGCGCAAGCTGCCGGGCAGCGGCGAAGTGAAGCGCTCGGCGCTCAAGCCGATCGGGCAGACCTATACCGCCACCGCCATCGACACCAACAAGGACACCATCATCCAGGCCTCGATCGAGCCGGCCAGCGCGCAGGAGATCGAAGACACCATCACCGTGATGGGGGGCAGGATTGGGAACTGTGGATCGATGCGCTGGAAGGCGCCGGTGTGCTTGCCGATGGCGCGCGCAGCGTGGCCTTCAGCTATATCGGGACCGAGATCACCTGGCCGATCTATTGGCATGGCGCACTCGGCAAGGCCAAGGTCGATCTTGACCGCACCGCGCAGCGCTTGAACGCGCGCCTGGCCAAGCACGGTGGCGGCGCCAATGTGGCGGTGCTCAAGTCGGTGGTCACCCAGGCCAGCGCGGCCATTCCGGTGATGCCGCTGTATATCTCCATGGTCTACAAGATCATGAAGGAGAAGGGCCTGCACGAAGGCACCATCGAACAGTTGGATCGCCTGTTCCGCGAGCGCCTGTACCGCCAAGACGGCCAGCCGGCCGAGGTGGACGAGGTGGACGAGCAAAACCGCCTGCGCCTGGACGACTGGGAACTGCGCGACGACGTGCAGGACGCCTGCAAGGCGCTATGGCCTCAGGTCACCACCGAGAACCTGTTCGAACTCACCGACTACGCCGGCTACAAGCACGAGTTCCTCAAGCTGTTCGGCTTCGGGCGCACCGATGTGGATTACGACGCCGACGTGGCGACGGATGTCGCCTTCGATTGCATCGAGTTGGTTTGATTGCCGGGATGAGAGATTGGGGACTAGGGATTGGCAAGGCGGATTGCTGCATCGCTGATATTCAGCAGATCCGGCTGGATTGCGGCAAGGACAAGCGGCACGCGATGCTGGTTGCCCTTGCTGTGACGAATCCCCACTCCCTCATCCCAAATCTCCGCCCCCAAGGGACAAACTCATCGCCCATCTCGTCCTGGCCTTTCTGCTCAGCGGCATCTGCGCCGTGCTGTTGCGCGTTATCCGGATGCACGGCGCGCTCAAAGCACTGATCAATCTGCTGTCCCCACGGCTGTGGTCTGCGCCGTGGTGATGCAGGATGGCTCGGCACCGCCGTGGTAAAACGCGCTGTTGATTGCGTCGTTCTTCCGCGTGCCTGCATTGGTTTGCGTGGTGCTGGTCGGTACCGCACTTGCATAGCGCATCCACAAACGCCGCGCACGCAGACCGGCTTGAAACCCATAAGCGCTGCGAACAACACCTGGCAACCATCTACCGGCCGCGCGCTGGCACGCAGGTGCGCGCCAGTTCCGAACGCAACTACGCTGCTAGCAAGACGCTCGAGCCGAGAGCCGAACGCCAGCGCTCCCGGCTCTTACGATTCCCGATTCTCGATTCCCAGCCTTTCACCGCTTCACATCAAACCGCGCATCGCCCACACACGCCTGCACATCGGCCACCGACAGCGGATTGAAATCGCCCGGAATCGAATGCTTCAAACAGCCGGCGGCCAGGCCGAAGCGCACCGTGTCGTCCAGCGACCAGCCTTCGATCAGGCCGTGCAGCACGCCGGCCGCAAAGGCGTCGCCGCCGCCAATGCGGTCGATGATGGGGGTGAGTTCTTCGCTGGGTGCACGCGCCACCGCGCCCTCGCGTGGCACCAGCATCGCGCCCAGGCTGTGGTGATCCACGTGATGCGCCACGCGTTGCGTGCAGGCCATCAACTGCAGCTGCGGGAAGGCCGCGAAGGCCTGCTGCGCGGCCGCTTCCACCCGCGCTTCCGGCGTGTCCTGCGCAAACTCGCCGCCCAGCACTAAGCCGATGTCGCGGTAATCGGCAAACACCACATCCGCGCAGGCAAACAGCTGATGCAGGATGCCGCGCGCATCGCCCTGCCAGCGCTGCCACAACGTGGGCCGGTAATTGCCGTCGAACGACACCTTGACCCCGGCCGCGCGTGCGGCACGTGCCGCCGCCAACGTGGCCTGCGCAACATCGGCACCCAGCGCCGGGCTCACCCCGGACACGTGCAGCCACTGCACGCCGGCAAGCAGGTGCGGCCAGTCGTAGGCATCGGCCGGCGCCAGCGCAAACGCCGAATCGGCGCGGTCGTAGATCACTTCGCTGGGGCGATGGATGGCACCTGTGGTCAAAAAATACAGGCCCATGCGGCCATCCACGCGCCGCACGTGGCGGGTATCCACGTCATGCCGGCGCAGTTCGCCCAGCACCGCCGCACCCAGTGGGTTGTCCGCCACCGTGCTGACCATGGCCACTTCGTGGCCGAAATGCGCCAGCGATACGCCGACGTTGGCTTCCGCACCACCGCAGTGCACGTCCAGCCGAGGCTGCTGCAGCAGCAGCTCGTGACCAGGCGCCCCCAGGCGCAGCAATAACTCACCAAAACACAGGATACGTGCACGGCTCATGCGGCAATTACCTCAGTTGTGTGGTGCGTCACGGGATGGAGGAACCGCTGCGCGTTAGGATGACTAGCGGTGTCATTCTAGCCGGGACCAAGTGCTGGCGGCCATTGGCATGATGCGACGTGGAGTGACGGATTGCACCCTTTTGGGGCAAATTTGGTGACGTTTTCTGTTGCGCTGCAAGATGTTACGGGGCGGTTCAGCTGATGACGTCGTGTTGACCGGCGGTGTCATTGTCACTCACAACCTGCTCTTTCACAGTGTTCATGGACCCTTGGGAGGGGAGGACATGCAATTTCGGACCACCAGCCGGAAGACACCGGTTACCTTGCTTGCACTGTCGATCGGCCCGGCGCTGAGCGGCCAGGCTGCCGCGCAAGAAGCTGCCCAATCGCCGGCCGAGCCCGCCGTGGATCTGGACACCGTCACCGTGAGCGGTTACCGCGCCAGCGTTGAGAAGGCGTTGGACATCAAGCGCGGCGATGCCGGCGTGGTCGATGCCATCGTCGCCGAGGACATCGGCAAGTTCCCCGACCTCAACCTGGCCGACTCAGTATCTTTTCTTCCATGATCCTTATCCAGCCTATGCGGGGAGTTGCACGGTTTCGGCACCCATGTTGGCGGCATAGTGCTCCGGGAAGCCCGCAGCATCAAAGACCGCCCTGAACTTGTCGAAGTAGTAGTTCAAGTCGTAATGATTAAAGTCCATCACCGTAATGTTGATGCCATCCCTGTGAGAACCCCTGTCCAGGAAACGCGCTAACGGCGTAAAGGACGCATCGGCGGCAGCAACCCTCTTCAGCGCTTCTTTGAACTTCCCTTCTTGGTGGGTGAACCAGAAAAAGTGTTCGAGGATGCATCGCATTGGGAACCATGATCGCCGGCATATTGGAATCGCGTGCATCTCTAAGCACCTGCCACAAGGCCTGGTAGTCGTTCATCATCTCCGATGCCCTCATCGGGACGACCTTCGTATGGTCTGACTTCACCACCCGGAGCAGCTGGCATCGCTTGTCCTGGTTCGCCAACTCTGGCCCCACGGTCTGTCGAAGCATCTCGTGCAGAAAGAAGAGGTTGTGGGTCAGCACGATCACCTGACGCAATTGCGGCACGCCTTCTGGAGGCTTGATGAGTTCCTCCTGGATGAGTGAAGCAATGTCGAATACGAAGTTGTGCGACAGGCTCGAAATCGGATCATCGATGACCGCAATAGTTCTACCCAGGTCGACAGGACCAGCATCTGCTTCATCCGAACCCGTCAGGCGCTCGAGGAAGTAGAGGAACGAGATGAGCGTCTTCTCGCCCTCACTGAGCGAAGCCATGCTGCCCTCTGCCTGTCCAGGACGGCTCAAGCAATAAAGGTGGCTCTCCCCTTTCTTTGCAATGGAGTAGGAAGTGACCCCCATGCCCGTCAGGCGCGCATTGATCTTTTCGACTGCCGCCCCCACGCCTGTTTGGAGCTGACCCAGCTCCTTAAGGCGCTCGGTGATGTCACCCAGGCTCTTTTCAATGGCTGTCTTCTCGGCACGTTCTGCCGTCAGGGCCTCCACCAATGGGGCCTTGCTCGCCTTATACGCATCGTAAACAGGAGCGCGTTCCCGGCGCATCAGCTGCCAGAGCATCATTCGGACACGCCCTTTCTCAGCAGCCCGATTGGCAATTCTGGCATTGAACTCTGTAACCCGCTTGTTGATGGCGTCGATGGCGTCCCTCATCGGCTCAATGTCGCTTGCCGCAACTTCACACGGCTCTGCTGGCTTGTCGACCTTGGATTTCATCAAAGCACTGTTCGCCTTGAGCCGTGCCAGCAGCAGTTCCCAGGCCTGAGACAGGGCTGCATCTTTCTGGGCAAAAGTGTGCTTAGAACCTGTTCACAATCTTATTCAAACCATGCAAACTCCACGAATGCGCGAGAAGAACTATCCAAGTGACGTGAGCCGTGAGCGGTTCGAGCAAATCCGCCCGATTCTGGAGCAAGCCCGCAAGCGCACCAAGCCTGTGACAG encodes:
- a CDS encoding IS5 family transposase, translated to MQLTFGDAEGPVKRKQTRREIFLAEMEQMVPWQQLRVLIAPHSPVSGRPGRQPYALATMWRIHLLQQWYALSDPAMEEALHEIATLRRFTQLGGLDDIPDEPTILNVRRLLETHGLAARMLEAVNAHLARKGQSLRSGTIVDARLIAAPSSTKNAHHARDTEMHQTRKRNQWYFGMKAHIGVDAFSVRAHHVHGTAANVADVTVTHTLLHGKEDRVFGDSGYTGAEKRDELRDCKAASFFAARPSTIQAIGNNRERAREQRWEHVKASVRAKVEHPFRVIKRRFGYTKVRYRGLAENTAHVLSLFALSTLWMKRKQLLHAMESVRL
- the lldD gene encoding FMN-dependent L-lactate dehydrogenase LldD: MIISAASDYRAAAQARLPPFLFHYIDGGAYAEHTLRRNVSDLADVALRQRVLRNMSDLRLSTELFGETLAMPVALGPVGLTGMYARRGEVQAARAAAARGIPFTLSTVSVCPIEEVAPAIERPMWFQLYVLKDRGFMRNALERAKAAGVTTLVFTVDMPTPGARYRDAHSGMSGPNASLRRMLQAVTHPRWAWDVGVLGKPHDLGNISAYRGNPTGLQDYIGWLGANFDPSIAWKDLEWIREFWTGPMVIKGILDPEDARDAVRFGADGIVVSNHGGRQLDGVLSSARALPAIADAVKGELKILADSGIRSGLDVVRMLALGADAVLLGRAFVYALAADGQAGVENLLTLIEKEMRVAMTLTGTHSIAQISADALSRVTREQANAVSP
- a CDS encoding sugar kinase; translation: MSRARILCFGELLLRLGAPGHELLLQQPRLDVHCGGAEANVGVSLAHFGHEVAMVSTVADNPLGAAVLGELRRHDVDTRHVRRVDGRMGLYFLTTGAIHRPSEVIYDRADSAFALAPADAYDWPHLLAGVQWLHVSGVSPALGADVAQATLAAARAARAAGVKVSFDGNYRPTLWQRWQGDARGILHQLFACADVVFADYRDIGLVLGGEFAQDTPEARVEAAAQQAFAAFPQLQLMACTQRVAHHVDHHSLGAMLVPREGAVARAPSEELTPIIDRIGGGDAFAAGVLHGLIEGWSLDDTVRFGLAAGCLKHSIPGDFNPLSVADVQACVGDARFDVKR
- a CDS encoding AAA family ATPase; amino-acid sequence: MSQAWELLLARLKANSALMKSKVDKPAEPCEVAASDIEPMRDAIDAINKRVTEFNARIANRAAEKGRVRMMLWQLMRRERAPVYDAYKASKAPLVEALTAERAEKTAIEKSLGDITERLKELGQLQTGVGAAVEKINARLTGMGVTSYSIAKKGESHLYCLSRPGQAEGSMASLSEGEKTLISFLYFLERLTGSDEADAGPVDLGRTIAVIDDPISSLSHNFVFDIASLIQEELIKPPEGVPQLRQVIVLTHNLFFLHEMLRQTVGPELANQDKRCQLLRVVKSDHTKVVPMRASEMMNDYQALWQVLRDARDSNMPAIMVPNAMHPRTLFLVHPPRREVQRSAEEGCCRRCVLYAVSAFPGQGFSQGWHQHYGDGL